The nucleotide sequence TGCTTGCAGTGCTCAAGGCTGCGTTAGGCTAACCCTGCGCTGCGGGCAGCCAGATACTGCCCGCAGCGAACCGCAACACCTCAGCGCGCAGGACCGGCGTGCTGATGCGCAACCAACGCATGTGGGGAAACGATGAGCGAAGAATTGCAAAAGCTGGCTGCGGAGCTCAAACCGCAGATGGTGGATTTTTGCCAGCGGCTGTTGCGCGTGCCCGCCCTTTCGGGCGAGGAAAAAGGCGTTGCCGACCTTTATCTGGCCGAGATGGAAAAGCTCGGCTACGACGAAGTGTTTCGCGATGCCTGGGGCAATGTGGTGGGCATCGTCAAGGGCGATGTACCCGGCCCGGCCATCATGTATAACGGCCACCTTGATCATGTGCACCCCGGCGACTACAGCGAGTGGGGGGGCTACGACCCCTACGGCGGAGCTGTGGACACCAACAGCATGTACAATCAGGACATGACCGCCGAGGAAGACGCCGAGGTCATTCACGGTCGCGCGGCGGCGGACGTCAAGGGCGGCGGCGCTGCGGCCGTCTATGCCGGGGCGGCCCTGCTGGGCCTGCGCCGCAAGGGCGTACCTGTCAAGGGCGACTTTGTCATGACCATGGTGGTGTTTGAAGAATCGGCAGAAATGCTGGGCATGATCAAACTGCTGGAAGAGACCTTTCCCGCGCGCGGCATCAAGCCCAGCGCCTGCGTCTCGTGCGAGGCCACCAGCCTCAAGCTGGCTCTGGGGCACCGAGGACGCGTGGAAATCAAGGTGACCGTGCAGGGCGTCACCTCGCACGGCAGCGCCCCGTGGCTCGGCGTCAACGCCGTCAACAAGGCCACCAGGTTTATCGACAGGGTCGAAGAGGTGGTCAAGGCCGAAGCCCTGCACGATGCCGACCTTGGCGACTCAAGCATAGCCCTTACGGTCATCAGTTGCTCGCCGGGGGCCATGTGCATTGTGCCCGACAGGTGCGTGATCACGTACGACCGGCGCTTTCCGCCGCAGGAAAGCCCGGAATCGTGCATTGCGCAGATACAGCGCGTCATTGATGAAATTGCGTCAACCGACCCGGAATTCAAGGCGACTGTTGCGGTGGCGGCGCAGGAGCGCGTGACCTACACGGGCAAGGCCGTAACCCTGCCCAACCAGAAGGAAGCCTACAAGCTTGAGCAGAGCCACCCTGTGGCCCAGGCCTGCGCCGCCGCGCTCGAATCGGTGGGGCAGCCGGTAAAATGGCGCTACTGGGACTTTGGCACAGACCTGCCGGTAACGCATGTGCGCTACAAAATCCCCTCCATCGGGTACTCCGGCATGCAGGAATACTATTGCCACCGCCCCGTGGACAAGGTGCGCACCGACTATCTTGAAAAATCCATCGCGGGCAATGTCGCCATATTTTTGAAGCTGACGGCCCTCGCGGCGAAGGACTTTGCCCTGTAACCCGACGGCCCAAAGACAAAGGCGCATCGGCGGCAGCTGCCCAGAAGGCAAACAGGCTATGCCGCCCGCAGACAGATACAACAAGGGATTACATCTGATGGTGTAATCCCTTGTTGTATTGCGGCAGTGTAATGTTGCTCAATAATTATCTGCCCAGCAGGGATCGATTTGCCGTCAAAAAAACGGTAATAGCTTGCCATGCGGTCAATCAACTGATCTGCCGCATCATTTCGCCTGCCGGCTTCCTTCTGCGATGCTCCATAATTGCGCGGTTGCAGTGCATCACGCATCTTCCCGTTATACTTTGCATAGATGAGTTTTTTACAGCGATCCAGAGCTGCCCGGAGCAACGCAAAAACGTTCTTTAATAACCGTAACAGCCTTGGCAGCTATCGCTGCAACTTTTGATATATCAAGTACATTGTTATTCTTAAAAGAAGGACAATCTTCAATATTCAGGCAAAATTCTTTTGCATTTGTAGATTTTTGCCAGCATGTTCCGAGAGCCGCACTCAGATCATCCCAGATTATCCAGCGTCCCTTATCATACACATAAAAGCAAAGTCTGAGTTTATACTCGCCATTATCAGTAACGATATAACATCCGCAACAAAAAATACAATCCATTAATGTAAAATACCAATAAAGCCCATGATACTTATCATCCCAAGCTGATTGCGGATGAAATATTCTGTCAGCCATGGCAAATTCATCCGCAGTTTCTACCGCCAGACAGTTACGCCTGATGGCTTTGACCGTCAGCGACGTAAAACTCGATTCCCTGACAGGCTTCAGCCAGATTTTTTGAAAAACTTCGGACATAAACTGAAAAAGTTCCATCCTGCAGACTTCAATGCTTTGCTTTGCTGTATAAAATTCCAGTGTTTCTTCAAGATCAAAGGAATCTGGTGAAGTAATATTTTTATCAAACTCCATCATGCGGGCTTCGTTATTTTCTTGAAAAAGAAAAAAGACACTTTCAGGAATGGCAATGGCCGTAGCATCAAAGTTCATTGTTTACCCCCATATATTTTATCAAAAATACTTCGCCTGAGAGAACCACCATTTTCAGGCCTAGATGCATGTGTATATTCATTTTTCAAACATTTTTCCCATATTGGTAAAATATCTTGCCAATAAATAACATGCCACTGATAGCCAGAGCTGTTTTCAAAATAATTTCTATTGATCATTTCTCTTTCACTTGATGCATGCTGAATTAAAAACAGTAAAAGAATATTATTATTTCTATCTGCGCAGGTATTACCAATCATTGCTGTCGCTTCATTTTCGTACGACCTGAATGGATTTTCGGCTGCAGCATCAAATTTAACTTCAAAAATTACGACACGAACACCGTCTTCGGCCTGCCAGCGCACTAATATATCAATAAAACCATCGCCATTGCTTGCGATGTCTCCAGCAATGCTGCCATCCGAGTTTCTGCATTTTGTGGGGTATTCAGCCAGCACCTCTACCTTTGCGGAGCGGGGAGGGACAAACCGTTCAAACTTGCCGTCCACTGAGCAGGCTTCACATACTGCACGCAAAAAGGCTTGAATACTTAACACATTTCCAGACAGACTTTGGGCCATAAGCTTGGTTATATCTTTTTCTTTCAGGCTTCGATGCCAAAAGACGGGGTTGCAGCGCAAGGCATGACCCGACCAGTCTTGCCCCAGTATTTTATCAACGGGAGCCGACGGCGGCGGCGTAAAAGTAATGGATATCTTTTTTTGCGCACGGCAAATACTTGCAATTAAATCCTTTATGTTCGCTTGATTAGCGGGTTCAAATATCTCCTCAACAAACCTCAACAACTCCTTGCCGCCAAAGCGGGCACAGCGCGGCAGCCTGTACAGCAAAGCAAATTCTTTTGACTGCGTTACCAGTGCAATATGATCTGGTGTTGTTTCTGCGTCTTGTGTGGATAGTTGCCATATATCATGCACAGCTGCATCCTTTCGTTTTATGAAAAAGTCCAGCAGTAACTGTCTTCCCCGACTTCGCACCCTATGTACATACAAAACGGTTAACTACGCTGTCGGCAACCCGCACGCTTCTACGCTAACAGGAGTTGCACAGCCGGACAGGCAGGAACGCCCCTCTCCGCCGATTATGCGGTCGCAAGGATGTTTTTCAGCGCCCTGTAATCCGTCTTGCCGCTGCCCAGCAGGGGTATTGCCGCCACGTGCACCACGCGCTTGACGGCGTACAGGGATGAAAGCCCTGCCGCGCGCAGGGCGGCATTTACCTCTGGCAGCGCGAGCGGCAGCGGCGTAAAGAGCAATATCGCCGGATTGTTTTCTTCCGGGCCTGCCTCTACGGCCAGCGCGGGGCCTTGCTCCGGCGCATCCTCCCGCTTGCCGAAACGCTCAAGCAACACGGCCTCTATCTGCGGCAGCGAAATCATTTCTCCGCCAATCTTTACAAAGCGCTTGAGCCTCCCCTCAAAGGTCATGCGCCCCGTTGCGTCCATGCTCGCAAGATCGCCGGTGCGGTACCACATCT is from Desulfovibrio desulfuricans and encodes:
- a CDS encoding PD-(D/E)XK nuclease family protein, whose translation is MHDIWQLSTQDAETTPDHIALVTQSKEFALLYRLPRCARFGGKELLRFVEEIFEPANQANIKDLIASICRAQKKISITFTPPPSAPVDKILGQDWSGHALRCNPVFWHRSLKEKDITKLMAQSLSGNVLSIQAFLRAVCEACSVDGKFERFVPPRSAKVEVLAEYPTKCRNSDGSIAGDIASNGDGFIDILVRWQAEDGVRVVIFEVKFDAAAENPFRSYENEATAMIGNTCADRNNNILLLFLIQHASSEREMINRNYFENSSGYQWHVIYWQDILPIWEKCLKNEYTHASRPENGGSLRRSIFDKIYGGKQ
- a CDS encoding M20/M25/M40 family metallo-hydrolase, whose protein sequence is MSEELQKLAAELKPQMVDFCQRLLRVPALSGEEKGVADLYLAEMEKLGYDEVFRDAWGNVVGIVKGDVPGPAIMYNGHLDHVHPGDYSEWGGYDPYGGAVDTNSMYNQDMTAEEDAEVIHGRAAADVKGGGAAAVYAGAALLGLRRKGVPVKGDFVMTMVVFEESAEMLGMIKLLEETFPARGIKPSACVSCEATSLKLALGHRGRVEIKVTVQGVTSHGSAPWLGVNAVNKATRFIDRVEEVVKAEALHDADLGDSSIALTVISCSPGAMCIVPDRCVITYDRRFPPQESPESCIAQIQRVIDEIASTDPEFKATVAVAAQERVTYTGKAVTLPNQKEAYKLEQSHPVAQACAAALESVGQPVKWRYWDFGTDLPVTHVRYKIPSIGYSGMQEYYCHRPVDKVRTDYLEKSIAGNVAIFLKLTALAAKDFAL